A genome region from Variovorax paradoxus includes the following:
- the phnE gene encoding phosphonate ABC transporter, permease protein PhnE gives MTTNTAPLPPRPPPCWRCRIALLLIGVSVIASFVYLGIDYRALGSAESLRLMGKFIAEFFPPDVSPDFLARVGHGALQTLAVSALGTVLAALAGAVLALPASGRAGWLPRHAARFALNFLRSVPELVWAALMVLAAGIGPFAGALALSLHTTGVLGRLFAEALENAPREPEHALTLSGAGPVAAFSYASLPIVLPQWVAYTLYRWEMNIRMAAVLGFVGGGGLGQLLYFHLSIFQQQQAMTVLIAMFALVVAVDLASARLRKGLGPAYA, from the coding sequence ATGACGACGAACACTGCGCCGCTTCCCCCGCGTCCGCCGCCGTGCTGGCGCTGCCGCATCGCGCTGCTGCTGATCGGCGTGTCGGTGATCGCGAGCTTCGTCTACCTGGGCATCGACTACCGCGCGCTCGGCTCGGCGGAGTCGCTGCGCCTCATGGGCAAGTTCATCGCCGAGTTCTTCCCGCCCGACGTGTCGCCGGACTTCCTTGCCAGGGTCGGCCACGGCGCGCTGCAGACGCTGGCGGTGTCCGCGCTGGGCACGGTGCTGGCGGCCTTGGCGGGCGCGGTGCTCGCCCTGCCCGCCTCGGGACGCGCGGGCTGGCTGCCGCGCCATGCCGCGCGCTTTGCGCTCAACTTCCTGCGCAGCGTGCCCGAGCTCGTCTGGGCGGCGCTGATGGTGCTGGCCGCGGGCATCGGTCCGTTTGCCGGCGCGCTCGCCCTGTCGCTGCACACCACCGGCGTGCTGGGGCGCCTCTTTGCCGAGGCGCTGGAGAACGCGCCGCGCGAGCCCGAGCATGCGCTCACCCTCTCGGGCGCCGGCCCGGTGGCTGCCTTCAGCTACGCCAGCCTGCCGATCGTGCTGCCGCAGTGGGTGGCCTACACGCTCTACCGCTGGGAAATGAACATCCGCATGGCGGCCGTGCTGGGCTTCGTGGGCGGCGGCGGGCTCGGGCAGCTGCTGTACTTCCACCTCTCGATCTTCCAGCAGCAGCAGGCCATGACGGTGCTGATCGCGATGTTCGCGCTGGTCGTCGCCGTCGACCTTGCGAGCGCTCGCCTGCGCAAGGGTCTCGGGCCGGCCTACGCCTGA
- the mnmH gene encoding tRNA 2-selenouridine(34) synthase MnmH — MSHRQPVRVADRHAFDTLIDARSPAEFALDHIPGAINCPVLDDEERHIVGTTYVQTGAFEARRIGGAMVAANIARHLRDTLADRPEHWKPLVYCWRGGMRSGSMVTWLRLVGWDAQQLAGGYKSFRRHVISQIDSLTPKLDLRVICGATGSAKTRVLHALAARGAQVLDLEDFANHKGSLLGSLPGVAQPSQKHFETRIASVLETVDVSRPLYVEGESIRIGRLSLPLPLVAQMRAASCIEVSATPEARLAYLLRDYAYLGDDRDALADKMGALKELQGKETVARWQQWAHEADLPHLFAELMSLHYDPHYEKSQALHFRKWPDRQRVAAPDLSDQGIEAVTDAVLALGAPPSPSA, encoded by the coding sequence ATGAGTCATCGCCAGCCCGTGCGGGTGGCGGACCGCCACGCCTTCGATACGCTGATCGACGCACGCTCGCCGGCCGAGTTCGCGCTCGACCATATTCCCGGCGCCATCAACTGCCCGGTGCTCGACGACGAGGAGCGGCACATCGTGGGCACGACCTACGTGCAGACGGGCGCCTTCGAAGCACGGCGCATCGGCGGCGCGATGGTCGCGGCCAACATCGCGCGGCACCTGCGCGACACCCTGGCCGACCGGCCCGAGCACTGGAAGCCGCTGGTCTACTGCTGGCGCGGCGGCATGCGCAGCGGCTCGATGGTGACCTGGCTGCGCCTCGTGGGCTGGGACGCGCAGCAGCTCGCGGGCGGCTACAAGAGCTTTCGCCGCCACGTCATCTCGCAGATCGACTCGCTCACGCCGAAGCTCGACCTGCGCGTGATCTGCGGCGCCACCGGCAGCGCGAAGACGCGCGTGCTGCATGCGCTGGCCGCGCGCGGCGCGCAGGTGCTCGACCTGGAGGATTTCGCCAACCACAAGGGCTCGCTGCTCGGTTCGCTGCCGGGTGTGGCGCAGCCCTCGCAGAAGCATTTCGAGACCCGCATCGCGTCCGTGCTCGAGACTGTCGACGTTTCGCGCCCGTTGTATGTCGAAGGCGAGAGCATCCGCATCGGGCGGCTCTCGCTGCCCTTGCCGCTGGTGGCGCAGATGCGCGCGGCCTCGTGCATCGAGGTGTCGGCCACGCCCGAGGCGCGCCTGGCCTACCTGCTGCGCGACTACGCCTACCTGGGCGACGACCGCGACGCGCTCGCCGACAAGATGGGCGCGCTGAAGGAACTGCAGGGCAAGGAGACCGTGGCGCGCTGGCAGCAATGGGCGCACGAGGCCGACCTGCCGCACCTGTTCGCGGAACTCATGTCGTTGCACTACGACCCGCACTACGAGAAGTCGCAGGCACTGCACTTCCGCAAGTGGCCGGACCGCCAGCGCGTGGCGGCGCCCGACCTGTCGGATCAGGGCATCGAGGCGGTCACCGACGCGGTGCTGGCGCTCGGCGCGCCGCCGAGTCCGTCGGCATAG
- the fdhD gene encoding formate dehydrogenase accessory sulfurtransferase FdhD: MQHPSISPPDDDTLSPLSRHAVHVFGERGVAPEGVVRDDTLASEVPVALVFNGVSHAVMMATPRDVEAFALGFALSEGILDSAADCRGIDVQAVDASDAGLPEGMPGIEVQLEISTRSFERLKDRRRSLAGRTGCGVCGVESFAGLDLTPQRVPPREWIERIDLATVLRAFAAMAPRQVLNAEAGAIHAAAWATVDGELTDLMEDVGRHNALDKLLGALATAGRLAEPGFVLMSSRGSHELVRKCARLGIAAMATISAPTAMGVRMAELSGLRFWGLCRAPRGVLYADGLGGAPSASTASVTASMP, from the coding sequence ATGCAACACCCCAGCATCTCCCCACCAGACGACGACACGCTGTCGCCCCTGTCGCGGCACGCGGTGCATGTGTTCGGCGAGCGCGGCGTCGCGCCCGAGGGCGTCGTGCGCGACGACACGCTGGCGTCCGAGGTGCCGGTGGCGCTGGTGTTCAACGGCGTCTCGCATGCCGTGATGATGGCAACGCCGAGGGACGTCGAAGCCTTCGCACTGGGCTTCGCGCTGAGCGAAGGCATCCTCGACAGCGCGGCCGATTGCCGCGGCATCGATGTGCAGGCGGTCGATGCGTCGGACGCAGGACTGCCCGAAGGCATGCCCGGCATCGAGGTGCAGCTCGAGATTTCCACGCGCAGCTTCGAACGCCTGAAGGACCGCCGCCGCAGCCTCGCGGGCCGCACCGGCTGCGGCGTGTGCGGTGTCGAGAGCTTCGCGGGGCTCGACCTCACGCCGCAGCGCGTGCCGCCGCGCGAGTGGATCGAACGCATCGACCTCGCGACCGTGCTGCGCGCCTTCGCGGCCATGGCGCCGCGCCAGGTGCTCAACGCCGAGGCCGGCGCGATCCATGCGGCGGCATGGGCCACGGTCGACGGCGAGCTCACCGACCTGATGGAAGACGTCGGCCGCCACAACGCGCTCGACAAGCTGCTCGGTGCTCTCGCAACGGCAGGCCGGCTCGCAGAGCCCGGCTTCGTGCTGATGTCCAGCCGCGGCAGCCACGAGCTGGTGCGCAAGTGCGCACGCCTGGGCATCGCGGCGATGGCCACCATCTCGGCGCCCACCGCGATGGGCGTGCGCATGGCCGAGCTCAGCGGCCTGCGCTTCTGGGGCCTGTGCCGCGCGCCGCGCGGCGTGCTCTATGCCGACGGACTCGGCGGCGCGCCGAGCGCCAGCACCGCGTCGGTGACCGCCTCGATGCCCTGA